The following coding sequences are from one Bacteroidota bacterium window:
- a CDS encoding Glu/Leu/Phe/Val dehydrogenase — protein sequence MMQRFDRAAEILQLEPGIYEYLKTPVKSVIVSIPIQMDDGSVQVFEGYRVIHNDILGPSKGGIRYAPDVNLDEVKALAAWMTWKCAVVDIPFGGAKGGVRCDPRTLSIQQIEKITRRYTANMLDVFGPDRDIPAPDVNTNEQIMAWILDTYSMHVKRTEPGVVTGKPIVLGGSLGRREATGRGVMHSALRAMEKLGINPKQATVAVEGFGNVGSISAELLAEQGAKIIGISDISGAYHNDAGIDIAKAIAFAESHGHMLDGFPDAERITNEQLLTLDCDVLVPAAREDRITKRNAHNIQAKLIVEGANGPTTAGADPILESKGVLVVPDILANAGGVTVSYFEWVQNRGGYHWTLEDVNSRLATAMNSAFDRVYATSLKHKVSLRLASYILAIDKVARTLRLRGIYG from the coding sequence ATGATGCAGCGATTCGACCGCGCTGCCGAAATCCTCCAACTCGAGCCAGGCATTTATGAGTACCTTAAGACTCCGGTCAAATCGGTGATCGTCTCGATCCCGATCCAGATGGACGATGGTTCAGTCCAGGTCTTCGAAGGCTATCGCGTTATTCATAACGATATTCTTGGACCCAGCAAGGGCGGTATCCGTTACGCCCCCGATGTGAATTTGGATGAAGTCAAAGCACTGGCCGCGTGGATGACGTGGAAGTGCGCCGTCGTGGACATTCCGTTTGGCGGCGCCAAGGGCGGCGTCCGTTGCGACCCACGTACGCTTTCGATCCAGCAGATCGAAAAGATCACGCGGCGTTACACAGCGAACATGCTCGATGTCTTCGGACCAGACCGCGATATTCCGGCACCGGACGTGAACACGAACGAGCAGATTATGGCCTGGATCCTCGATACCTATTCCATGCACGTGAAGCGCACGGAGCCGGGTGTCGTGACTGGCAAGCCGATCGTACTCGGTGGCAGCCTGGGTCGCCGCGAAGCGACCGGACGTGGCGTGATGCACTCGGCATTGCGCGCCATGGAGAAACTCGGCATCAACCCGAAGCAAGCGACCGTCGCGGTCGAAGGGTTCGGCAACGTCGGATCCATCTCTGCCGAACTCCTTGCGGAGCAAGGCGCGAAGATCATTGGCATCTCCGATATTAGTGGCGCGTATCACAACGATGCCGGAATCGACATCGCAAAGGCAATCGCGTTCGCCGAAAGCCACGGGCACATGCTCGATGGTTTCCCGGATGCCGAGCGGATCACGAACGAGCAGCTCCTGACGCTCGATTGTGATGTGCTCGTACCGGCCGCACGCGAAGACCGCATCACCAAGCGCAACGCGCACAACATTCAGGCGAAACTCATCGTCGAAGGCGCAAACGGCCCGACGACTGCCGGCGCCGATCCAATTCTCGAATCGAAAGGCGTTCTCGTCGTACCGGATATTCTCGCGAATGCCGGCGGCGTGACGGTCAGCTACTTCGAGTGGGTCCAGAACCGTGGCGGCTACCATTGGACGCTCGAAGATGTTAACAGCCGTTTGGCGACCGCAATGAACTCGGCCTTTGACCGAGTCTATGCGACATCGCTCAAGCATAAGGTTTCGCTACGGCTCGCGTCATACATCCTTGCGATCGATAAGGTCGCTCGGACGCTCCGGCTCCGCGGCATTTACGGATAA
- the bamD gene encoding outer membrane protein assembly factor BamD translates to MNYTRTHTLYTGLAGFLLSFFLFGCGSGSDQMAKPTPVGTADKLFTDGKAAYAKEDWPEAIRLFEEVRVQSPASNIAAEATYFEAMARFNSDMFSGAALDFHTVRRNYPNSPYASRAQYMAGESYYQISPRPDLDQSYTTLALSEYQIFLRDYPKAPPSLIDSAQKRIIDIRSKLAEKFILAAQLYDKLDDPKSSLVYYNRVLDSYYDTRYAPESELRIAEIQFDRKKMEEAKQALDAFDAKYLREATTDQRQRALKLRSKLPNQ, encoded by the coding sequence TTGAACTACACTCGCACCCATACCTTATATACCGGTCTTGCCGGGTTTCTCCTCTCCTTCTTCCTGTTCGGTTGCGGTTCCGGCAGCGATCAAATGGCGAAACCCACACCGGTGGGCACCGCCGACAAGCTTTTTACGGACGGCAAGGCCGCGTATGCGAAGGAAGACTGGCCCGAGGCCATTCGGCTGTTTGAAGAGGTGAGGGTTCAGTCGCCAGCCTCGAACATTGCGGCCGAAGCGACCTATTTCGAAGCGATGGCTCGGTTCAATTCCGACATGTTCAGCGGTGCCGCGCTTGATTTTCATACCGTCCGTCGCAATTACCCCAATTCGCCCTATGCATCGCGTGCGCAGTACATGGCCGGCGAGAGCTACTACCAGATCTCTCCTCGACCGGATCTGGACCAATCCTATACGACACTCGCGCTGAGTGAATATCAGATCTTCCTGCGGGACTATCCCAAGGCCCCGCCATCGTTGATCGATAGCGCCCAGAAGCGGATCATCGATATTCGCTCGAAGCTCGCGGAGAAATTTATTCTCGCCGCTCAATTATATGATAAGCTCGACGATCCGAAATCATCGCTCGTCTATTATAATCGGGTGCTGGATTCCTATTACGATACCCGGTACGCGCCGGAATCCGAACTTCGCATTGCCGAAATCCAATTCGATCGAAAGAAAATGGAGGAGGCAAAGCAAGCACTTGATGCGTTTGATGCAAAGTACCTGCGCGAAGCTACCACGGACCAGCGCCAGCGCGCGCTCAAGCTCCGCTCCAAGTTGCCAAATCAATGA